In Dromiciops gliroides isolate mDroGli1 chromosome 4, mDroGli1.pri, whole genome shotgun sequence, one DNA window encodes the following:
- the C4H1orf21 gene encoding uncharacterized protein C1orf21 homolog isoform X1 has product MPHHCLNLFPPQHPTGWAMCNVPYKVLKNQPCLLLPLSLLKLASVGDSLMIHSSCRRLPLPPQQKIKKIKIKKKRQFVCHDRVGPAAPAQLRSPPGAGDGWRGLRGSVLLGSSSAATLGVARSSPAIPDAFVPSEGLFPSLGSLPPSTLRAQVTAQSSICPSHSPAGRSLLVN; this is encoded by the coding sequence ATGCCCCATCATTGCCTCAATCTTTTTCCTCCTCAACACCCCACTGGCTGGGCAATGTGCAATGTACCATACAAAGTCCTCAAAAACCAGCCCTGTctgctcctccctctctctcttctaaaGCTGGCTTCTGTGGGAGACTCTCTGATGATTCATTCATCTTGCAGGCGGCTGCCGCTCCCtccccagcaaaaaataaaaaaaattaaaattaaaaaaaaaagacagtttgtTTGCCACGATCGGGTTGGCCCGGCCGCTCCGGCCCAGCTGCGCTCCCCTCCTGGGGCCGGAGATGGATGGAGAGGATTGCGGGGAAGCGTGCTGCTGGGCTCTTCGAGTGCGGCCACTCTCGGCGTGGCTCGGTCCTCTCCGGCCATCCCCGATGCGTTCGTTCCATCAGAGGGTTTGTTTCCCTCCCTCGGTAGCCTGCCTCCTTCCACCCTTCGCGCCCAGGTTACTGCTCAGTCCTCGATCTGTCCATCCCACTCTCCTGCAG